The genomic segment GGATGCTTTTAAGGAAAAGAAAAAAGCATTTAAGGAAAAAGAAGATGTCTTAAAAGAAAAAAAGAAAGCAGATGAAAAAATCAAATCTTTAATGATGCTGTTAAAAGAAAAAGGTATTGAGATTCCAGATGAAAGATAAAATAGACCCTCTGATAGACTGTGTTTTCAAATCTATACTTGGCAGTGAAAAAAATAAGAACCTTTTAATCCATTTTCTAAATGCAGTTCTTGAATTAAAAAAAGGCGAGCGTATTTACGATGCTGCAATACTGAATCCTTATAATGAACGTGAATTTACAGGTGATAAACTGAGCGTTGTTGATGTTAAGGCAAAAGATGAAAAAGGCAGCATGTATCAGATAGAGGTTCAGCTTGCGATTCATGCAGATATTAAAGCCAGAATGCTTTAGACCTGGAGTACTGTTTACCGCTCACAAATGGAAAAAGGCAAAGATTACGAGAAGTTAAAGCCAGCTATTTCAATCTGGATTCTTGATAAAAACCTGTTTCAAGATGTTGATTCATGTCATCTGCCGTTTTCAGTTTATAATCCTGAAAACAAGATTATTCTTACAGACCATCTTTCAATCCATGTGATTCAAGTGCCAAAATGGAAGCATAAAGGCAAGATAGACAATGAAAAAGACCGGTGGATTTATCTTTTTAAAGAAGGCAGAAACACAGACCCTGAAAATCCGCCTGAAATATTAAATACAAAAGAAATGAGGCAGGTCATGCAGGTATTAAAAGATTTTTCGGAAAATCAAAGAAATTATCTTCTCTATCAAAGCCGGCGTGAGGCTATTATTAAGGAAAACACCATTATAAAAAGATATGAAGAAAAAGCTGAAGAATTGAAGAAAGCTTTAAAAGAAAAAAAGAAAGCATTTAAGGACAGAGAGGATGCTTTAAAAGAAAAAGAAGATGCCTTAAAAGAAAAAAAGAAAGCAGATGAAAAAATCAAATCTTTAATGATGCTGTTAAAAGAAAAAGGTATTGAGATTTCAGATGAAAGATAAAATAGACCCTCTGATAGACTGTGTTTTCAAATCTATACTTGGCAGTGAAAAAAATAAGAACCTTTTAATCCATTTTCTAAATGCAGTTCTTGAATTAAAAAAAGGCGAGCGTATTTACGATGCTGCGATACTGAATCCTTATAATGAACGTGAATTTACAGGTGATAAACTGAGCGTTGTTGATGTTAAGGCAAAAGATGAAAAAGGCAGCATGTATCAGATAGAAGTTCAGCTTGCGATTCATGCAGATATTAAAGCCAGAATGCTTTATACCTGGAGTACTGTTTACCGCTCACAAATGGAAAAAGGCGAAGATTACGAGAAGTTAAAGCCAGCTATTTCAATCTGGATTCTTGATAAAAACCTGTTTCAAGATGTTGATTCATGCCATCTGCCGTTTTTAGTTTATAATCCTGAAAACAAGATTATTCTTACAGATCATCTTTCAATCCATGTGATTCAAGTGCCAAAATGGAAACATAAAGGCAAGATAGACAATGAAAAAGACCGGTGGATTTATCTTTTTAAAGAAGGCAGAAACACAGACCCTGAAAATCCGCCTGAAATATTAAATACAAAAGAAATGAGGCAGGTCATGCAGGTATTAAAAGATTTTTCGGAAAATCAAAGAAATTATCTTCTCTATCAAAGCCGGCGTGAGGCTATTATTAAGGAAAACACCATTATAAAAAGATATGAAGAAAAAGCTGAAGAATTGAAGAAAGCTTTAAAGGAAAAAGAAGATGCCTTAAAAGAAAAAAAGAAAGCAGATGAAAAAATCAAATCTTTAATGATGCTGTTAAAAGAAAAAGGTATTGAGATTCCAGATGAAAGATAAAATAGACCCTCTGATAGACTGTGTTTTCAAATCTATACTTGGCAGTGAAAAAAATAAGAACCTTTTAATCCATTTTCTAAATGCAGTTCTTGAATTAAAAAAAGGCGAGCGTATTTACGATGCTGCGATACTGAATCCTTATAATGAACGTGAATTTACAGGTGATAAACTGAGCGTTGTTGATGTTAAGGCAAAGGATGAAAAAGGCAGCATGTATCAGATAGAGGTTCAGCTTGCGATTCATGCAGATATTAAAGCCAGAATGCTTTATACCTGGAGTACTGTTTACCGCTCACAAATGGAAAAAGGCGAAGATTACGAGAAGTTAAAACCAGCTATTTCAATCTGGATTCTTGATAAAAACCTGTTTCAAGATGTTGATTCATGCCATCTGCCGTTTTCAGTTTATAATCCTGAAAACAAGATTATTCTTACAGACCATCTTTCAATCCATGTGATTCAAGTGCCAAAATGGAAACATAAAGACAAGATAGACAATGAAAAAGACCGGTGGATTTATCTTTTTAAAGAAGGCAGAAACACAGACCCTGAAAATCCGCCTGAAATATTAAACACAAAAGAAATGAGGCAGGTCATGCAGGTATTAAAAGATTTTTCGGAAAATCAAAGAAATTATCTTCTCTATCAAAGCCGGCGTGAAGCTATTATTAAGGAAAACACCATTATAAAAAGATATGAAGAAAAAGCTGAAGAATTGAAGAAAGCTTTAAAAGAAAAAAAGAAAGCTTTTAAGGATAGAGAGGATGCTTTTAAGGAAAAGGAAAAAGCATTTAAGGAAAAAGAAAATGCCTTAAAAGAAAAAAAGAAAGCAGATGAAAAAATCAAATCTTTAATGATGCTGTTAAAAGAAAAAGGTATTGAGATTCCAGATGAAAGATAAAATAGACCCTCTGATAGACTGTGTTTTCAAATCTATACTTGGCAGTGAAAAAAATAAGAACCTTTTAATCCATTTTCTAAATGCAGTTCTTGAATTAAAAAAAGGTGAGCGTATTTAGACAATGAAAAAGACCGGTGGATTTATCTTTTTAAAGAAGGCAGAAACACAGACCCTGAAAATCCGCCTGAAATATTAAACACAAAAGAAATGAGGCAGGTCATGCAGGTATTAAAAGATTTTTCGGAAAATCAAAGAAATTATCTTCTCTATCAAAGCCGGCGTGAGGCTATTATTAAGGAAAACACCATTATAAAAAGATATGAAGAAAAAGCTGAAGAATTGAAGAAAGCTTTAAAAGAAAAAAAGAAAGCTTTTAAGGACAGAGAAGATGCCTTAAAAGAAAAAAAGAAAGCAGATGAAAAAATCAAATCTTTAATGATGCTGTTAAAAGAAAAAGGTATTGAGATTCCAGATGAAAGATAAAATAGACCCTCTGATAGACTGTGTTTTCAAATCTATACTTGGCAGTGAAAAAAATAAGAACCTTTTAATCCATTTTCTAAATGCAGTTCTTGAATTAAAAAAAGGCGAGCGTATTTACGATGCTGCGATACTGAATCCTTATAATGAACGTGAATTTACAGGTGATAAACTGAGCGTTGTTGATGTTAAGGCAAAGGATGAAAAAGGCAGCATGTATCAGATAGAGGTTCAGCTTGCGATTCATGCAGATATTAAAGCCAGAATGCTTTATACCTGGAGTACTGTTTACCGTTCACAAATGGAAAAAGGCGAAGATTACGAGAAGTTAAAGCCAGCTATTTCAATCTGGATTCTTGATAAAAACCTGTTTCAAGATGTTGATTCATGCCATCTGCCGTTTTTAGTTTATAATCCTGAAAACAAGATTATTTTTACAGATCATCTTTCAATCCATGTAATTCAACTGCCAAAATGGAAGCATAAAGGCAAGATAGACAATGAAAAAGACCGGTGGATTTATCTTTTTAAAGAAGGCAGAAACACAGACCCTGAAAATCCGCCTGAAATATTAAATACAAAAGAAATGAGGCAGGTCATGCAGGTATTAAAAGATTTTTCGGAAAATCAAAGAAATTATCTTCTCTATCAAAGCCGGCGTGAGGCTATTATTAAGGAAAACACCATTATAAAAAGATATGAAGAAACAGCTGAAGAATTGAAGAAAGCTTTAAAAGAAAAAAAGAAAGCATTTAAGGACAGAGAGGATGCATTTAAGGAAAAGGAAAAAGCATTTAAGGACAGAGAGGATGCATTTAAGGAAAAAGAAGATGCCTTAAAAGAAAAAAAGAAAGCAGATGAAAAAATCAAATCTTTAATGATGCTGTTAAAAGAAAAAGGTATTGAGATTCCAGATGAAAGATAAAATCAAACTTTTTCAAGCAAATACAAAGCTGTATGAGGGACAGATTCATGTGTCAGTTAAATTTTAATGATAAATCACTCAATCCTTACATGCTCAGAAAGCCTGCTTTCAATATTATTCTGGGATACTGACTTTATGAATAGATAATCGCCTTTCTGCATGGATATATGTTTTGGAATACTTATGGAATTTTCCCCTGTTACTGCAATAAGATGAACCGCATCTTCAAAAGATTTGCCGTCAATGATGTCCTGATTATTTGCCGTATAAACCGTGTATTTCCAGTAATCCTGTTTTGAGCCGGGTTTATCCCATTTTAGTATTATGCTGTTATTTTCAATTGATATGCTTACATTCCCTGGAGCATCAGGTATTAAATTCTGAAGCCAGGGCATGGAAGGGGGAAGGGCTGGGGTTGCGTAAAACCCTTTTGCCAGCATGTTTTTGAATTCATCTGTTCCAAGAATTTTATTTTGAATATTAACAGCTCTGTACAAGGTATTGCCAAGAACATTTATACTCCTGTTTTCCCTGTTTAAATTAATTTGATCAAGAATATCTTGCGAAGATTCAGGTTTTGCAGTCAGACCTGTATTTTGACCAGGTTTGACATAAAATACAATCTGTCCTGGATATATGTGCCTTTGAGCCTGCTTCACCTTTTGACCCCACCAGGAAAGCAGTTTTTCATAATCAGGGCTGCTCCCAATCTTCCAGTATAATTGAGGAGCCAGGTAGTCAATGCTCCTGTTCTCAAGCCAGGCAAGGGCATCACTGTAAATTGTATCATATGCACTCATTCCATTTATGCCTTTCGGCATATTTTTCTGCCAGACACCAAAAGGGCTTACTCCAAATCGTACATGCTTTTTTATTTTTTTAATACGCTCATTTACCTGTTTTACAAGCTGGTTCACATTCTGGCGGCGCCAGTCCTGTATTGAAATATCCCCTTTTTTGTATTTTTTATATGTTTCACTGTCTTCCCATGTTATCCCATTAAAATCTTTAAAAGGATAGGGGTAAAACATATCATCAAAATGAATCCCGTCAACATTATATTTTGTTACAATATCTTGGGTAATACTGGATAGATAATCTATAACTTCAGGAATCCCGGGATTGAGCATTTTATAGCATTTGCTGTTATTCGACATCCTGATATTGAGAATCCATTCGGGCCTGGTTTTGGAGATGTGATTATGTGCATTTGGCAGGCTGCTGCTGCATTTTATTGAAATATTTACTCGATATGGATTAATCCAGGCATGAAGCTCCATGCCCCTTTTATGTGCTTCATTTATTATAAACTCAAGAGGATCATATCCAGGATCAATGCCCTGGGTTCCTGTCAGCTGCCTTGACCAGGGTTCTATATCCGATTTATACAGGGCATCGCCTTCAACCCTTGCATGGAAGATAACAGCATTAAAATTAAGAGCCTTGAATTCATCAAGCATTTTAATTAAAGACTGTTTTTGAGCAGCCGGTTTTTTTTGATTTCCAGGCCAGTCTATGTAGCTGATCCACACTGCCCTGAATTCCCTTTCAGGATTTGTTGACAACTTTGCCTGAATATTAAATTCCGAGGCATTTAATTTTATATGCCTTTTTTTTGAATGGGAATAGAGTGTATCAATAAGAGACTGAAAGGAATTTGAATCCTTTAATTTCATTGAAAATGTCTGCTCATATCTGTCAGGATCGCTTACCAGAACCGGGATTCCAGGATTTTTTATTATTTCCGGTGTAATTGCATGATCTGAAATAATTTTTTCAATATCATCAAAATCCTTTTTTTCAGCACTTATTTTAAAACTGCATGAAACAATATGATCAGATACTGCTTTTTTTTGCAAAGAGACTTTAACAGATTCTGGTACAGTCCCGGGTTTTACAGAAAATTCCAAAGGTAAAAAAAGATCATGAAATCCAGGAGCTTTGAAATGAAAGGTATGTTTTCCAGTGCCCATAATGTTTTCAGTTTTCTGCTCCTGGTCAAGTATCTCTTTCTGCCCTCCAAAAGATTCTTTAACCTTTTGTTTTTTTAAGTTGAGCTGATTAACAATATAGGATAATTCAACATCAAGGGGGGTTTTTCCTGCATATTTGCCGTCAACCCATAAAAAAGCAGGAGGGGTACTTACAATCTTTACCTCCTGTTTTTGAGGAAAACTGATAAAACTGTCATAAATCCATTTATCTTCCCAGTATATTTTTGAGCATCCTGGAAAAGAAATTATAGCTATTATTAAAAACAATAAGATTTTTTTAAGATATGCCAAAATTATTATTCAAATCCTTTCATAATAACAATCGTGTTTTCCCTCATTATGTTGAAAAGGAGGCTGAATGAAAAACGCATCACACCATGAAATAATAAGGGGGTTGGCTAAAATCAGAAGGCTGAGAAGGCTATTTCTATTCATCCTTTTTTCATTTTTCCCGATCCTGGTTTTTACAATGTCATATATTGAGTACTCAGGTACCTGGTTTCCAATCATTCTTCCATTCTTCTTGTTTTTTTTCGGGATGTTTATCCAGAATAGATTACATAAACAAAAATGCCCTAAATGCAATTCTTTCTTTTTTGTCCAAACCATTACCAAAGACAGATATACACCATACAGCAGCATCAGCTTTCCACCTCAGAAAAAATGTCAAAACTGCGGACTTGTTTTGTACTATTAAAGAACATATATTGATGGCAATTTCATCAGTTTTAGCTGGGATAAAAGTAAACCCCGACACAGCAGGAATGGCCCACACAGGAGCAGACTGGCTGGCAGGTGCAGGTGTATGTATCGCACCCTGAAACCGGGTTGCATGAACAGGCATTTGTGCTGCAGACACTGTCGCAGGTGCATACCATGTGGCAGCTGCATGAGCTTACAGGTACGCATGAACACACAGAATGACAGGAGCAGGTTCCTTCTCCAGGGGCTGCTTCATCAGGGGACATTATCTGTATTTCCTTATCCGGGATTTTAATTTCAGCAGATGCCAGTATTTTAGGTTCCTGCTGTGATGTCCCGGTTCTTTTTATCCGGTCTTTTGGTTTATTCATTTTGTTTCTCCTTGGGGTTTTTACCTGGTTGAAAATTATTCATCAAGGGATTGTAATAGGTTCCTTCCAGCAGGCTTATGAGCCGCGTGCGCGTAAGCTGGCGATTTAATTCACACCGGCCGTGTCCCCGGTTCCCTTTATAATCCGTATGCCCCAGCTTCAAAGGGCAGTCTCCTGCACAATGCCATCTTGCAAAACAGTCCTGGCAGAAGGGAAGATTATTTACAGTCAGGGAATGCAGAAATTCCCGCTTGTTATTGTCAATAAACAGGTTTCCTTTATTATCAATCCTTCCCAGGAAAAAGGTTTCTGATTTTGGGTCATCTAACGAGGTTATTTCATAACAGGTTGTAATATGGCCGCTGCAGGTAACAGCAAAATTATCATTGGAAACACCGCAGAAAGAATCTGTAAGGGTTTCAAGCCTGGATCCTGAATAGGTAAAAAACATATTATATTCCCTGGATTTTGATTCGCATTTGCGGAAACTGGATTCAAACAGTTTAAGATCAGGCATAAGGCTGCTGCTTGTCTTGCATCTTCCGCAGAAAAAAAGGGGTTCAAAATGAACCTGCCTGGATTTATAGTTTTCAGCAATATAATCCATGCTTTCTTCCATTATTTCAACATTATATGAACTTATGGTGTTTCGGATTCCATATTGAAAATCATGGTCGTCAAGAAATTTCATAGTATTATTTACAAATTCAAAGCTTCCTTTTTTTCCCGGCATGGGCCTGTGGTAATCCTGGACATGGGGAAGCCCGTCAAAGGATATGTTCAGGTTTTTGAAATGTTTGATTATCCATTCCAGCTTTTTTTCGCTTAACACCCCGTTTGTTGCAGAAAATACAGATAACTCAAGCCCTTTTTTTTCGCACTGTTCTTTGGCATATTCAACAGTCCTGCGTATAAAATCCCAGGGCAGAAGAGGTTCTCCCCCTCCATGAAATCCCAGGTTCAAGGTTTTCCTGTTTAATTGTCCGAGATTATTTATTACCAGGTCAACAGATCCTTTTGCACAGGAAAAATCCATAAACTCAGGAGGCTTATCCCCTGCTGAAGCATAGCAGTATCTGCATCTGAGGTTGCATTGATTTGTTGGAAACAGTGTAACCATAGCTGGTGTAAATTTTTCAGGCAGGGATTTTGAAAGGGTAATCTCTTTTGAGCCGTTTAAAACTCCCTTTTGAGCAAGATAATCAAGTGCTGCCTTTTGCTCATGGTTTAAGGCTGCTATGTCAAGCGTATCCAGTTGTGCAAGCAGGTTAATCATATCATGGTTTACAGCACATACAAAACCCAGCTTTGGTGCGTATAAAACCTGGAGATCGTCTTTATAATCAAGGGTAAAAAGATCGCAGGTTATTTTATATTTATCCGGCATTTTTAATACCTGAAACCTTAACAATCATTTTATTGCCATAATAGATTAATTTTGCATCTTCAAATTCATGAAGCAGGGCAGAAACCTTTTTTTGCGAGAGTTCCCTGGATATATTATGTTTTGACGCAATAGCCTGTATTATCGAGGTTATTGAGCCTTGCTTTTCGATTTCCCTGAAAATATCTGCTTCCAGGTCAGTAAATTTATGCTTTAAAATAATCCCGCTGCCTGTCCTGGTAAATAATTCAATTTCATTGTCTGAAATCTCCTTTATCCTGAATCCTGGATTTAAGTGGGGGGTATGTTTTTCAGAACCTGATGCCTGGGAAAAAAAAGGATCATTTCCTAAAAGCAGGACAGCCCCGGTTCCTGCTGCTGCCAGTTTTAAAAAATCCCGCCTTGAAACTTCCTTACAAGAATTATTTTTCATTATCTTCCTCCTTTATTCAGGTTTCCAGGAGCCTGAATATCCTGTGTAAAATAATCTGCCGGTTTGTAATGCACCTGTCTCCTCCCCGCGGACCCTTAAACTGGTTATGTCCCAGTTTTGTCAGGCAGTCTCCTGCACAATGCCATTTTGCAAAACAGTCCCGGCAGTATTCAATATTTTTAACTGATAATGTTCTTAAATAATCAAGCTTTTCCTGGTCAATTGAAATCTTTCCCCCTGGCAGTATTTTGCCGAAAATAAAGGTTTCAGAAAAAGGATGTGCCTTGTCTGTTACTTCCCAGCAGTTTGTCAGGTATCCTTCATGGGTAACAGCAAAATCATCAGTGCCTGCCTGGCAGAAATTTGCTGAAATCCTGGTAAACTGTGCCCCTGAATATTCAAGGCGCAGTCCTTTTTTGGCGCATAACGGCTCAAGGGTTTTATAATTTTCAATAAATTTATAAAAATCTGGTTTTTTTATCCCCCTGTTATTTATAGTATTTCTGCATATATGGACAGGCTCCATAAAAACAAGGTTTGTATTGTAATTTTCTCTTATAAAATCAATAGTTTCATCCAGGATATCTTCATTAAACCTGCTTACAGCACAGCGGATGCCGTAGGGAAAATTATGATGATCAAAATACTTCATTGTCTGGTCAAGGTATTTAAAAGAATCTTCATTATTGCCCATGGGCCTGTGGAAATCCTGGACATGGGGCAGACCGTCAAATGAGACCAGGAGTGAATGAAAATGACGGGTGATCCAGTGAAGCTGATCTTTTTTCAGCACTCCGTTGGTAGCCCCGTGAATTTTTAATCTTAAATTTTCATGTGCGCATCTTTTTTCAGCATATTCAACTATGTGTTTAACTAAATCCCATGCTGCAAAAGGTTCCCCGCCCCCGTGAAATTCCAGGCCGAAAAGGTTATTGCCTGTTTTAAGTATATGACTGATATAATACTCAACCGCACTTTCAGCAGTTTCCTTTGGCATGTTTTTTAAAACCTTGAATTCATGTGCAGCATAACAATATCTGCATTTCATATTGCAGCGGTTTGTGGGAAACAGTGCCAGGTGAGAAGGGGATAATTCTTTTGTTTTTTCTTTTCCAGGGGTTAAATTTTCAGGATTGTTTATAATTCCTTTTTTATAAGAAAGTCAATTACCTGTTTCTGCTCCAGGGAAAGGCTTGCTTCTTCTGCATTTTCAATATCTGCAATAAAGTTCAGCAGGTTTTCGTCAGCCTGGCATACAAATCCTGCAAGTGGTGCATAAAGCACTGATTTCCCTGGGTTATTTAATACAAAAACATCTGTTGTTATACTGTATTGAGACAATTATATCTTCCTGTCTGGATTTTAATTTGAAAGATAATTTAAAATAAAAACAGCTTCTTCCATGCCGATCCTTTTGTCTGTGTTTATATCCCCGTCAATTACTGGATTAACGCCTAAGCCTGATAATAACTGCAGAACCAGGACAGCGTCTTGCAGGTTAATTTGGGCATCCTGGTTTATATCGCCTTTAACCAGGGCTGTATAATCCTGGTTTGTTTGATCTCCTGTTACACTGGTGTAAGAAAGTACTGCAGGTTTGAACAAATATCCCGGCATGGCAGGGGCTGCTGTTCCTGTCCATCCCTGGCTGACATTTTGTATATAATAACCTGAATCATCTGTTATTACAGGCTCAATTCCAGGTGTGAAATTTATTTGAACGCCTTTTATACCCTGGGATTTTACATCTTTAACATATCCTGATATTTCATATGGAGCATTTACAGCATAAATATTATCCTGTGCCAGCCTGCCAATAGGCCCTTCAGGGTCAAGCAGCCTGCTTTGCTCAAAGTCAGAGAGCGCATCTTGGCTGTTCCCGTTTTTAAAATTAATTGCTCCCCTGAGAGCATAGGCTTTTGCTTTTAGAAAATCATTTGTCATTGTGTGGGCTATTGTCAGGTTTACCTGTGCCAGGGATTCATTAAAACTGTTATTGATAAATGCCTCCCATGCCCTGTTGAAATAAATACGGGGAGCAATTGCTGACTCGTTTTCATTTTCCGATATATCGTTAAAAGCATCATCGTAAAAGCCAAAAGCTTCTGCAGACATGTTTTGGTCGGATTTAACAACCCCTGAATTCATTTTTATCCCTGTATATCCGTAATCTGCGTTAAGGCTTCTGCTTAGTGCGTTTTTAAATTTTATTTCAGCAGGTTCCGTCTCTTTTAAAAGCCTGTAAATTACTCCAAGATTGTTTTCAGTGCAGATGGAACCCGGATCAGCCTGGCGGCAGTTGTTATATGCCGTAACTGCAAGTTTTCCTGTATATGCCAGCTCTGTGCCGTCTTCAATAAAAATCCCTGCATTCAGATCAGTCCAGATGCTCCCGGTTTTACCGCCGGATGAATATGATAACCTGCATTTGCCCCGGTAATATGCAGTATTTTCAGCTTGTATATTTATGGGCAGGTCTGCAGTTTCTCCTGCTGGAATTGAAAAGGGTAAGGTTTTTGCAGATGCAAAAAAGGAAGAATCAAAGCTGTATCCTGTTACAGTCAGGGCATAGGATGATTCATTAATAATTGAGGAGCTAAATTCAAGGCCCTGTCCTGGAGAAGCTGCAGTGAAAAACGGCAGGGCAGAAGCAGAGACATTTTCTTTTTCATATAATTCGCCAATCTCGGCTTCCGAAAGTGCGCGGCTGTATATCCTGACATCATCAATACATCCATTAAAATAGTCCCGGTTATTGTCGCTGTAACCGATTTGAATAAGGGCATTTTCAAATATCTTTGGTACAGCCGAAATTTGAGCAGAGGTGTCAGGCTGTCCGTCAATGTATATTACAGCATTTTTCCCGTCAAAGGTACAGGCCGCATGATGCCAGGTGCTGTCTGATGCCAGTTTTGCCGTGCTGTAAAGATTTTGTATCCCATAAAACCATAAACGCCTTGAATCTGAAGTTCCTTCCAGTATAAGGGCGTAATACTGGGCATATGAGCCTGAAGGACCGACACCCACTATTCTCGGATTGTCAACCCCGGGTCCGTCTATGCGTATCCAGGCTGCAAGTGTCAGGTTTGATATGAAAAAGGATTCATCAGCAGGGGCATTTATTTTATCGTCAATCCCGTCAAATACAAAGGCTGTATTATCTACTCCAAACCGTCCCCGGGTTAAAACCGGGCCTGCTGCATTTGCGTCATTTTCATTTATACTCTGGTCAATGGTATTGCCGTTAAAAGGATATGATGCCAGGAGTCCAATATCAAGGGATGATTCAGCAACGCTTATATATTTACTGACAGTATCAGAATTTCCCTGGCTGTCTTTCACTGTCAGGCTTATTTTGTAAAGTCCTGGATTGTTATAGGTATGAGCTGGCGGATTTTGAAGATTTGAGGATGTATTATCCCCAAAATTCCATTCCCATAAAACAGGAGAACCAGCAGACGCATCATTAACTGTTATTTTCAGGGGGGCCGTTCCTGAGTATGTATTTACTGAAAAAGCAGAATTAAGATATTTTAATGGAGAATCGGAAATTATCCATACAGGGCCGCCAGTCAGGGTTCCTGTATAATCATTATGACTTGAATCCCCTGTTTGTGTGCCTGAATTTTCATTAAACTGCCACCAGGCTTCAAGTCCTGTTTCATCTCCTTTCAGCAGGGCATTCATATTGTTTTGTATTTCTTCCTGTGAAAGCTCCCTGCTCCATATGCGTACTTCATCAATCTTCCCCTGGAAAAATTCATTATACCCCGGATTTTTGGCAATATTGAGTTTATTGACTGTTGTACCTGATGAAGGAGCAGAGCCGTAATTGTATTTTACCCCGTTCTTGTAAAAAATAATATCCGTGTCTTTAAACACAACAGCTACATGCTGCCACTGGTTAAGGCTGATCTGGGCAGGGGCCCATTCGCCTTTTCCTGTGAATATGCCGAAATTTGATGAATTTTTTAATATGGTAAGGGT from the Desulfonema limicola genome contains:
- a CDS encoding radical SAM/SPASM domain-containing protein; translation: MINNPENLTPGKEKTKELSPSHLALFPTNRCNMKCRYCYAAHEFKVLKNMPKETAESAVEYYISHILKTGNNLFGLEFHGGGEPFAAWDLVKHIVEYAEKRCAHENLRLKIHGATNGVLKKDQLHWITRHFHSLLVSFDGLPHVQDFHRPMGNNEDSFKYLDQTMKYFDHHNFPYGIRCAVSRFNEDILDETIDFIRENYNTNLVFMEPVHICRNTINNRGIKKPDFYKFIENYKTLEPLCAKKGLRLEYSGAQFTRISANFCQAGTDDFAVTHEGYLTNCWEVTDKAHPFSETFIFGKILPGGKISIDQEKLDYLRTLSVKNIEYCRDCFAKWHCAGDCLTKLGHNQFKGPRGGDRCITNRQIILHRIFRLLET
- a CDS encoding LamG-like jellyroll fold domain-containing protein; its protein translation is MIKMNQSFNSIHKKRILPVLFLLFFIIIFSPNPAHAENPALYALEFDGVDDFIASEMDVQPSAMPVTTWEAWIYPVRANYSAKQAILSIDDGGFDRTLTILKNSSNFGIFTGKGEWAPAQISLNQWQHVAVVFKDTDIIFYKNGVKYNYGSAPSSGTTVNKLNIAKNPGYNEFFQGKIDEVRIWSRELSQEEIQNNMNALLKGDETGLEAWWQFNENSGTQTGDSSHNDYTGTLTGGPVWIISDSPLKYLNSAFSVNTYSGTAPLKITVNDASAGSPVLWEWNFGDNTSSNLQNPPAHTYNNPGLYKISLTVKDSQGNSDTVSKYISVAESSLDIGLLASYPFNGNTIDQSINENDANAAGPVLTRGRFGVDNTAFVFDGIDDKINAPADESFFISNLTLAAWIRIDGPGVDNPRIVGVGPSGSYAQYYALILEGTSDSRRLWFYGIQNLYSTAKLASDSTWHHAACTFDGKNAVIYIDGQPDTSAQISAVPKIFENALIQIGYSDNNRDYFNGCIDDVRIYSRALSEAEIGELYEKENVSASALPFFTAASPGQGLEFSSSIINESSYALTVTGYSFDSSFFASAKTLPFSIPAGETADLPINIQAENTAYYRGKCRLSYSSGGKTGSIWTDLNAGIFIEDGTELAYTGKLAVTAYNNCRQADPGSICTENNLGVIYRLLKETEPAEIKFKNALSRSLNADYGYTGIKMNSGVVKSDQNMSAEAFGFYDDAFNDISENENESAIAPRIYFNRAWEAFINNSFNESLAQVNLTIAHTMTNDFLKAKAYALRGAINFKNGNSQDALSDFEQSRLLDPEGPIGRLAQDNIYAVNAPYEISGYVKDVKSQGIKGVQINFTPGIEPVITDDSGYYIQNVSQGWTGTAAPAMPGYLFKPAVLSYTSVTGDQTNQDYTALVKGDINQDAQINLQDAVLVLQLLSGLGVNPVIDGDINTDKRIGMEEAVFILNYLSN